A single genomic interval of Prunus dulcis chromosome 5, ALMONDv2, whole genome shotgun sequence harbors:
- the LOC117629369 gene encoding CASP-like protein 2A1, whose product MNMPEKKEKFGSSVAAAGSSMEVIGMGPRDEDGSSSSSSSSFRTAETLLRLLPIGPCVAALVVMLHDSQTTDFGSLSYSHIGAFRYLVNANGICAGYSLLTAIIAAKPRSPTMSQAWAFFFLDHVLTYLILGAGAVSMEVLYLAYKGNSDVTWSAACGSFGGFCHKATASVAVTFVVVACYALISLISSYKLFSKYDAPHPVANPIKGIPIATFHA is encoded by the exons ATGAATATgccagaaaagaaagagaaatttgGAAGTTCTGTAGCAGCTGCAGGCAGTTCAATGGAGGTCATAGGGATGGGGCCGAGAGACGAAGATGGAAGCAGCAGCAGTAGCAGTAGCAGTTTCCGCACAGCTGAGACTTTGCTGCGTCTGCTGCCAATTGGTCCTTGTGTGGCGGCTCTTGTGGTGATGCTTCATGACTCCCAGACCACTGACTTTGGCTCTCTTTCCTACTCCCACATCGGAGCTTTCAG GTACTTGGTGAATGCCAACGGCATTTGTGCCGGATACTCCCTTCTCACCGCTATCATTGCAGCCAAGCCTCGTTCCCCCACCATGTCCCAAGCCTGGGCTTTCTTCTTCCTAGATCAT gTGCTGACGTACCTAATTCTGGGTGCTGGAGCTGTGTCAATGGAGGTGCTGTACTTGGCATACAAGGGCAATTCAGACGTGACATGGAGCGCAGCTTGTGGGTCTTTTGGGGGATTCTGCCACAAAGCCACAGCTTCTGTCGCCGTTACATTTGTGGTGGTGGCTTGCTATGCACTCATTTCTCTCATTTCCTCCTACAAGCTCTTCAGCAAGTATGATGCTCCTCACCCTGTGGCCAACCCCATCAAAGGCATTCCGATCGCCACCTTCCATGCTTGA